Proteins encoded by one window of Desulfovibrio legallii:
- a CDS encoding tetratricopeptide repeat protein produces the protein MRFLFFSSVFTLALCLLCLPSPVPAAGDDAGKTLQEVQAALDKNDYDQAVRLLKPLADKRQPEALYVMGRLILDGKGVKKNATRAAEFFRLAAEGGDLSAMNSWATALASGEGVPRNYREAARWFRKAAEQGHATAQYNLGYLYAHGRGVPKDEAAAMDWLTRASNQGLATAQYSLGWLYLNSKGENQSDTKAAHWFEQAAQQDDPKAQNNLAYMYAEGRGVAQDPARAVQWYQRAADQGYAEAQYNLGFMYEQGRGVAQDYTRAVDWYRKAAEQNEPAAQYSLGLMYDQGTGVPRNLGEANRWYHLAAKNGDPDANAVVRAQKAKPQAPARTRKAPRAAQ, from the coding sequence ATGCGATTTCTTTTCTTTTCCAGCGTTTTTACCCTGGCGCTCTGCCTGCTCTGCCTCCCCTCCCCCGTCCCCGCAGCCGGGGACGACGCGGGCAAAACCCTTCAGGAAGTGCAGGCCGCCCTGGACAAAAACGACTATGATCAGGCCGTGCGCCTGCTCAAACCTCTGGCGGACAAACGCCAGCCCGAAGCCCTTTATGTTATGGGCCGCCTGATTCTGGACGGCAAGGGCGTCAAAAAAAACGCCACCCGCGCGGCGGAGTTTTTCCGTCTGGCGGCTGAAGGCGGTGACCTCAGCGCCATGAATTCCTGGGCTACGGCCCTGGCCTCCGGCGAAGGCGTGCCTCGCAACTACCGCGAGGCTGCCCGCTGGTTCCGCAAGGCTGCGGAACAGGGGCACGCCACGGCCCAGTATAACCTGGGCTACCTCTACGCCCATGGCCGGGGCGTACCCAAGGACGAAGCCGCAGCCATGGACTGGCTCACCCGTGCCTCCAACCAGGGCCTGGCCACAGCCCAGTACTCCCTGGGCTGGCTCTACCTCAACAGCAAGGGAGAAAACCAGAGCGACACCAAGGCCGCCCACTGGTTTGAACAGGCCGCCCAGCAGGACGACCCCAAGGCCCAGAACAACCTGGCCTACATGTACGCCGAAGGCCGGGGCGTGGCGCAAGACCCCGCCCGCGCTGTGCAGTGGTACCAGCGTGCCGCCGACCAGGGCTACGCTGAGGCCCAGTACAACCTGGGTTTTATGTATGAACAGGGCCGGGGCGTGGCCCAGGACTACACCAGGGCCGTGGACTGGTACCGTAAGGCCGCCGAACAGAACGAACCCGCCGCCCAGTACTCCCTGGGCCTTATGTACGACCAGGGCACCGGCGTGCCCCGCAACCTGGGCGAGGCCAATCGCTGGTACCACCTGGCCGCCAAAAACGGCGACCCCGATGCCAACGCCGTAGTCCGCGCTCAAAAAGCCAAACCCCAGGCCCCGGCCCGTACCCGCAAAGCGCCGCGCGCAGCGCAGTAG
- a CDS encoding LIC12162 family transferase: protein MDNGRPTLVLGRMPRGADPATHWAAGPWCFAEQEEFFPDWEQRFTFAPEPLTDMALQEQACAEVKALCADTLPALAARLCPHSHSLPPAYWETLLAPWAMNAAKQIVERWWRVKALIRTWGETPLHVPLLPETCTFFFATGPDFVLHGSLGHTFNHWLFSRLLEPVFPAAWSKAWLPPQTKSYGSLARPAGSARLRELARNALLRLPFPRIKGASLGQSLRFSLALLHRSPGPDQSTPLATYGAEATGKKADLPAPYDVDPLPLFLPALPRLLAGLRHPRRLRPALWGPRLRVANVLAYEDAAYRQTLALWRGRGHRLMYVQHGSDYGQVRCLTEVEMVEYAQHAFATWGWSRHTGCRGNFLPLPHPQLARLAGRWQGAAGHNLLLVGTEMPAFGYRLDAHPSPLQMLDYRKDKARFFAGLSRDLQGKSLYRPYFPVPGSLRDADWVLERFPAVRLASGPLDKHLFACRLLILDHNGTTLLEALAADMPVIAFWRREAWPLTPESDVLLDQLAQAGIWQPSPEAAAIQAAKVWDDPLAWWRSDPVQAARQTYCREQARTVAGSVTPYWIQTLKSL, encoded by the coding sequence ATGGACAACGGCCGTCCTACCCTTGTGCTCGGCCGCATGCCCCGGGGCGCGGACCCCGCCACCCACTGGGCGGCGGGCCCCTGGTGTTTCGCCGAGCAGGAAGAATTCTTCCCGGACTGGGAGCAGCGCTTTACCTTTGCGCCGGAACCGCTTACGGACATGGCCCTGCAGGAACAGGCCTGCGCTGAGGTCAAAGCCCTCTGCGCCGACACCCTGCCCGCCCTGGCCGCCCGGCTCTGCCCGCACAGCCACAGCCTGCCCCCGGCCTATTGGGAAACCCTGCTGGCTCCCTGGGCCATGAACGCGGCCAAACAGATCGTGGAACGCTGGTGGCGAGTCAAGGCTTTGATCCGGACCTGGGGGGAAACCCCTCTGCATGTGCCCCTGCTGCCCGAAACCTGTACATTTTTCTTCGCGACAGGGCCGGACTTTGTACTGCACGGATCATTGGGGCACACCTTCAACCACTGGCTCTTCTCCCGCCTGCTGGAACCGGTCTTTCCCGCCGCCTGGAGCAAAGCCTGGCTGCCGCCCCAGACCAAAAGCTACGGCAGCCTTGCCCGGCCCGCGGGCAGCGCCCGTCTGCGTGAACTGGCCCGCAACGCCCTGCTGCGCCTGCCCTTTCCCCGCATCAAAGGCGCAAGCCTGGGGCAAAGTCTGCGGTTTTCTCTGGCCTTGCTGCACCGCAGCCCCGGGCCGGACCAATCCACCCCCCTGGCCACTTACGGCGCAGAGGCTACGGGCAAAAAAGCCGATCTGCCGGCTCCTTACGACGTTGATCCCCTGCCCCTGTTTCTGCCCGCCCTGCCGCGTCTGTTGGCCGGGCTGCGCCACCCGCGCCGGCTGCGCCCCGCACTCTGGGGCCCGCGTCTGCGTGTGGCCAATGTGCTGGCCTACGAAGACGCCGCCTACCGTCAGACCCTGGCCCTCTGGCGTGGACGCGGCCACCGGCTCATGTATGTGCAGCACGGCAGCGATTACGGCCAGGTGCGCTGCCTCACGGAAGTGGAAATGGTGGAATACGCCCAGCACGCCTTTGCCACCTGGGGTTGGAGCCGCCACACGGGCTGCCGGGGCAACTTTCTGCCCCTGCCCCACCCCCAGCTGGCCCGGCTGGCAGGGCGCTGGCAGGGCGCCGCAGGCCATAACCTCCTGCTGGTGGGAACGGAAATGCCCGCCTTCGGCTACCGTCTGGACGCCCACCCCTCGCCCCTGCAGATGCTGGACTACCGCAAGGACAAGGCCCGCTTTTTCGCCGGGCTGAGCCGCGACCTGCAAGGGAAAAGCCTTTACCGTCCCTATTTCCCCGTGCCCGGCAGCCTGCGTGACGCCGACTGGGTGCTGGAGCGTTTTCCGGCCGTACGCCTGGCTTCCGGCCCCCTGGACAAACACCTCTTTGCCTGCCGCCTGCTGATCCTGGACCACAACGGCACTACCCTGCTGGAAGCCCTGGCCGCCGATATGCCCGTCATCGCCTTCTGGCGACGGGAGGCCTGGCCCCTCACCCCTGAAAGCGACGTTCTGCTGGACCAGCTGGCCCAGGCCGGCATTTGGCAGCCTTCCCCCGAAGCCGCCGCCATACAGGCCGCCAAAGTCTGGGACGACCCCCTGGCCTGGTGGCGGAGCGACCCCGTACAGGCGGCCCGCCAAACCTACTGCCGCGAACAAGCCCGCACCGTGGCCGGCAGCGTCACTCCTTATTGGATTCAAACCCTCAAGAGTTTATAA